The nucleotide window GCAGTCAGGTGGTCCATGAAGCACGTGCGGTGGTGTAACACTAATGTCTCATGGGGAATGCATGGGGGGGTAATAGCACGTTTTATGAGAAATGTACTAATTTGTCTTCGGTTTATTGTAATCTGGATGTGACGTTCGCGGTCTGTTACAGTAcggtcaaaagaaaaaaaacacacacacaaggcagtTTGGGTACTTTTACTGTATTATTAAATACAAATTTTTAAATCTTccacaaaaaatacaatacattattatttatcatCTCGCATCATAATAACAGCAGAGGGCTTAATGCTTTACAGAGCGCTCAGTTATAAATAAGTCCCGTCTGACGGATTGCACAAACAACAGAGAGGTGGTTTTTATCTCCCAACAAAATCGAGATGCCGGAGAAGCTCATCGCTGCTCTCTCCGGATTGGCCAGCAGTCTGAGTCACGCTGTAAGCCCCTCCCACTGGTTAGGTGACGCAAGCtgcatcctctcctctttccctccatcAGCTAGTTGGCGGTCATCCTGTCAGGGTGCGTTAAGCTCTCGTGGTGTTCGCCGAGCTCAGAGAGAAGAGCGGAAAGACCCCCGGATGGAGGCTTCAGTCTGTGTGCGACCTCTCGGTAGCGAGGGAGCGGGTCCAGCAGTCAGGCACGCCGAGGACGCGAGGCCGTCGGGGTAAAGAGAGGGTTTCTATCGGCGAGAAGGAGGTAGAACCTCAGGTAGAGGAGGTGGAGCGTCTGCTCGCTGAGGAGCTCCAGGTAGCATGAAAACATCTCAATAAAAATCCACCTGCGATGTCACGTAGAGTTGTGAGAGGTGGCAGAAGGAGAGCCGGACTGAGATTACATTGCTGGTTAAAACAcgtgttttgtgcattttaacCGTGGATTCGAGCTGCCGCGAAGGATGAACTTCTGTGGAAGGATGACTGTAAACAGAATCTGGATCATAAGTTACACTCAACACATAAACGAGTCCTTCATTGCTTCCATAAATAACATTAGACGTTCTTCTGACACAAACAGACATAAACGTGGACTTCGTCTCTCTTTGGCTGAGCCAGATCGTAGCGCTGATAGTAAAGCGAGGAGACCCGTTGCCCTCCTGGATGACCCGAGCTCGATGCCTCCTAAGTGGTTCGGAGGGATTTCCATCAATGATCTGCTGCTCGGGTCCCGTCCTCACGAGCCGGGGAGACTCATTCCAGACGCGTCTCATCTGCTTTCCGCTACAGATTATTGACTCGGGGCTCAAAGCGCgaactgctgctgcacaaaTTGGTCTGTTACAATAATATTTGATAGCATTTAAATTCACTGAAATTTGTAGAAAAATATCTGTATGCGTCTCCACCTGAGTTGTGACCAGAAACGGTATAAAATCAGTTAAAAGGTTCCCTCGTGTTCTCATGAGGTTCCCCGTCTTCAATCAATACTTTGCGTCCACATAATTTGAGTTTCGTATGAATTAGGGGCAAAGGTCACACCGTCCTTCGATCAGGACTTCACCAGGATCTCCATGATGTGGTCCAGCTCGTTCAGGTCCGTCAGACGCGACTGGAGGCTCCTGGGCGGGCGCGTCTTCGCGTCCTCGTCCGCCCACAGCGACACGCTGAGGGGCCACGGCGAgcccgccgctgccgccgcccaGCAGGAGGGCAGCTCGGAGGTATCGAACATCGACGTGTCGATGTCCTCGAAGATGTCGATGTCCAAGGCGAGGTCGCCGAGGTAGCCGATGGCGCTCACCGCGTCGCTGACAGCGCTGAAGGCGGCGGGCGGTGACCTCTGCTGCTCCGGCGGGCCGTTGGCGTCCTGTGAGGGGCCCTCCGGGGGCGGGTCAGAGCACGCGGAGCACGTCACCGCCGCGAAACCCCCGGGGTGGTGGCCGTCGCCGAGCAACGCCGCAGCCGCCCCCCCGTCGCTCTGCATGTCCACCTGGATCTGCCGCAGCGTGTTGGCGAGCAGCACGCAGCGCCGCAGGCTGGGCTCGGCGCCGGCCTGCTGGCCCTGGAGCTTCTCCATGCACAGGCCCAGCACgcgctgccgctgctgcaggCGGCTCAGGTCGTGTTGGGGCCCGGCCCCGTGTCCCCCGTTCCTCCCCTCCTGCCCCGCGGCGGGGAGGGTCTCGGCCTGCGGCTCCTCCGGGCAGCTCCGCTTCCTCTTCACCCCGCGACCCGACATGGACCTGCAGGtacaggtgcacacacacacacacacacacacacacacacaggtgaacagATGCACTCGACTGATGCTGATATCTTTGAACAACATTGTGTGGTGTTATGTTGCACTGCTGGACCTCATTGTTCAAAAGTAAACCAAAAGATTTGACCGTTTATGCTCCAGACGTCTTTTTGAACTATGAATTGATAATAcgttacatacatatatacatacattaatTGTGTCATAAAGTCAGATCTGTTTGCTTACCCGAAAAGATAAACCAATTGTAAGGACTTTACCAGGTGACTATTTTAGGCTGCATTgcaatataataatgtaataaaccTCACATGCAGTTTATGTAACACCAACAGCCAACATGGACACGACTCCTCCACTTTCCATTTAATagataaatatgaaaaaactGCTGCTCAAAACGAGGACGCGTTGGTTTCAGTTTTATTTAAGCGGTTTGAGGTGTTTTATCTGCTGTGACTCACTGGGAGAGACTTTTCTCACACAGGAGTCCTTGACTTTTGACGTTATTCTCTATTTAAAGTTTTCCCAGATAACAAACGTCTTCACAGGAAGCCTAATTTGATGAGTTTAACATCCGAAGGGTTAAAAGAAATAGTTCGTTCTTATTCAACGATAAGAACGAACGACGTTAAACGACGTTTATGACACGATTGAATAACAGATTCCCTCGATTAATTGTCTTTAAAGTAACGTTAGTATGAAAAAGGAGAATAACGTCACTGCCTCTTACTTTATCGCGACCCCTTCAAGGActcgagtggggggggggacaccagcgccgagaaaaacaaatgtaacatgTCGACATTTTGGGTAATTACTTTAAAAACAGGTTACGTGACTACCTTACGTGCCCTCGGGGGGTGTCATGAAGCGTGAGAATCCGTCCCGTCTGCGGTTCCGGCTCGTTTGTTCGTCGGCGCGTTCCTCCGCTGTGGAACCCGGGGAGAAGATGAGGAACGCTCGGTCTACCTCACAGCTGCGAGGacgggtggggggaggggggaaagggAGGACGGAGACTGCCGATTGGTCCATTTCGCCGCCAATCATAACTCCGCCCCCGCCCCTCGTGGGGCAGCGAATGTGCGACACGGGGTTCCGACTGCGAGCTGCCGCTGCGTTCACGTGCGGCTCGGAGAAAACGGAGATAACTTCGGGGCATTCGTGTGTGGTGAGCGCGGTCGGCACGATCGAGGGACATTTGGACTTTGAATATGAAACGGTACATTTCGTATAGCAGGTGAT belongs to Gasterosteus aculeatus chromosome 15, fGasAcu3.hap1.1, whole genome shotgun sequence and includes:
- the LOC120832726 gene encoding uncharacterized protein LOC120832726 — its product is MSGRGVKRKRSCPEEPQAETLPAAGQEGRNGGHGAGPQHDLSRLQQRQRVLGLCMEKLQGQQAGAEPSLRRCVLLANTLRQIQVDMQSDGGAAAALLGDGHHPGGFAAVTCSACSDPPPEGPSQDANGPPEQQRSPPAAFSAVSDAVSAIGYLGDLALDIDIFEDIDTSMFDTSELPSCWAAAAAGSPWPLSVSLWADEDAKTRPPRSLQSRLTDLNELDHIMEILVKS